A single region of the Marinobacter nanhaiticus D15-8W genome encodes:
- a CDS encoding RNA polymerase sigma factor yields the protein MAVETGQAELMALLARVAQHDREAFHSLYDRMAGRMFGVCHKLAGQPELAEEALQDAFIRIWHHAGEYHSERGSPLNWMLTIARYRTLDLMRARKIRQTAGDEMLETVADATPNPLDASLQADGAAALTGCLDELSESQRDSILLSYYKGFTHEELSTALSTPIGTVKSWIRRGLMALKRCLEELQ from the coding sequence ATGGCTGTAGAGACAGGTCAGGCTGAACTCATGGCGCTGTTGGCCCGGGTGGCCCAGCACGACCGTGAGGCTTTCCACTCCCTCTATGACCGGATGGCCGGTCGGATGTTCGGTGTCTGTCACAAATTGGCGGGTCAGCCCGAGCTTGCCGAGGAGGCGTTGCAGGATGCCTTTATCCGTATCTGGCACCACGCCGGCGAGTATCACAGTGAACGCGGCTCGCCTCTGAACTGGATGCTGACCATCGCCCGCTATCGGACCCTGGACCTGATGCGCGCCCGCAAGATACGCCAGACCGCCGGGGACGAGATGCTGGAGACCGTGGCTGATGCGACGCCGAACCCGCTGGATGCGTCGCTCCAGGCCGATGGCGCAGCAGCACTGACCGGTTGCCTGGACGAGTTGAGTGAATCCCAGCGCGACAGCATCCTGCTCTCCTACTACAAGGGGTTCACCCACGAAGAGCTGTCAACGGCGCTCAGTACGCCGATCGGGACCGTCAAGAGCTGGATACGGCGCGGACTTATGGCGCTGAAGAGGTGTTTGGAGGAGTTGCAGTAA
- a CDS encoding anti-sigma factor, with product MNRTPERIERLAAEYALGALQGGARRRFERWMMESWSIRQEVWYWENKLAPLADAVPDKTPPARVWQRIEERLWPDMAKTTGRKGSLNWLWAGWSLAATAAVLVLAVVLLQQPGVPERGLLSGAVVQEDSTDPLWLVAERGKPGRLSLRPVAAAPAEGNKDYELWVVPEDGNPMSLGVIPVGEDTLQITLSPEARAALEASKTLAISLEPRGGSPTGAPTGPILHITRLHELE from the coding sequence ATGAACAGGACACCTGAGCGCATCGAACGTCTGGCGGCGGAATACGCCCTTGGCGCATTGCAGGGCGGGGCGCGGCGTCGTTTCGAACGCTGGATGATGGAATCCTGGTCGATCCGCCAGGAAGTCTGGTATTGGGAAAACAAACTGGCTCCCCTGGCTGATGCGGTTCCGGACAAGACGCCGCCCGCACGGGTCTGGCAGCGTATCGAGGAACGGCTCTGGCCGGATATGGCGAAGACGACGGGCCGTAAAGGCAGCCTGAACTGGCTATGGGCAGGCTGGAGCCTGGCAGCAACAGCCGCGGTGTTGGTATTGGCCGTGGTGTTGTTGCAACAACCCGGGGTACCGGAACGCGGGCTACTATCGGGAGCGGTAGTGCAGGAAGATTCCACGGATCCGCTATGGCTGGTTGCCGAGCGCGGCAAGCCCGGTCGGCTTAGCCTCCGACCGGTGGCTGCGGCCCCGGCTGAAGGCAATAAGGATTACGAGCTCTGGGTTGTCCCGGAAGATGGCAACCCCATGTCGCTGGGCGTGATACCGGTGGGCGAGGACACCTTGCAGATTACGCTGTCGCCGGAAGCCCGGGCCGCGCTGGAGGCTTCGAAGACTCTGGCGATCAGTCTCGAACCCAGGGGTGGCTCGCCCACCGGCGCGCCGACCGGCCCGATCCTGCACATCACGCGCCTGCATGAGCTCGAGTAG
- a CDS encoding HDOD domain-containing protein — MLRLSNSAFYNHSRVQVSTVSRAITLIGFDAVKSMAISSLLIDTLIERNPRPHLLKSLARALHAAVQARCLLPGKNEQAREEVFIGALLTNIGELAFWSCPTEQAGELAARLPDDNPTALQKEILGTTFVEITRSLVDNWKLGQFIHDVVSAGRPTSPAVSLVRHSVELAREAEQGWRTPAMEKLLGAIAEDVNEKTATVRDQVRLNTSEAEEIAVSFGIPQIRGLLPGGHENSETTDREAPMGDPALQLSILREISSTLASQPDLNTVCQMVVEGIHRAVGMRRVVLLMAGPGSNQLIPRKLLGPGTDNWREGFTIDRDSKGPVKSLLVDHCQILPPHPDGPLLPDCDAWIGTRPALVGPLSAGERLVGLFFADNGQLQATPSQDQLTAFSHFIQQAQLCVTLLARA, encoded by the coding sequence GTGCTGCGCCTGTCCAACTCGGCGTTCTATAACCACTCACGAGTCCAGGTCAGCACGGTCAGCCGGGCAATCACGCTGATCGGCTTCGACGCAGTGAAGTCCATGGCCATCTCGTCGCTGCTGATCGATACGCTGATCGAACGTAATCCGCGGCCGCACCTGCTCAAGTCCCTGGCGCGCGCCCTGCACGCCGCCGTCCAGGCGCGCTGTCTGCTGCCAGGCAAGAACGAGCAGGCGCGGGAGGAAGTATTTATCGGCGCACTGCTGACCAACATTGGTGAGCTGGCCTTCTGGTCCTGCCCGACCGAACAGGCGGGCGAATTAGCTGCACGGCTGCCGGACGATAACCCGACCGCCCTGCAGAAAGAGATTCTCGGCACCACATTCGTGGAGATTACCCGCAGCCTGGTGGATAACTGGAAACTCGGTCAGTTCATCCACGATGTGGTCAGCGCCGGGCGTCCGACATCGCCTGCCGTCTCCCTCGTTCGGCATTCGGTGGAACTGGCGCGGGAAGCCGAGCAGGGCTGGCGCACGCCAGCGATGGAAAAACTGCTGGGCGCCATCGCCGAGGACGTAAACGAGAAGACCGCCACCGTCCGCGATCAGGTGCGCCTGAATACCAGCGAAGCCGAAGAGATCGCGGTGTCTTTCGGTATCCCCCAGATCCGAGGCCTGCTGCCCGGCGGCCATGAGAATAGCGAGACGACGGACAGGGAAGCGCCGATGGGGGACCCGGCGTTACAATTGAGTATCCTGCGTGAGATCTCATCGACCCTGGCCTCTCAGCCGGATCTGAACACCGTATGCCAGATGGTGGTGGAAGGTATCCATCGCGCTGTCGGTATGCGTCGCGTCGTACTGTTGATGGCCGGACCCGGCAGCAACCAGCTCATACCACGCAAGCTTCTGGGGCCTGGGACCGACAACTGGCGTGAAGGCTTCACGATCGATCGCGACAGCAAAGGCCCCGTCAAGTCGCTGCTGGTCGATCACTGCCAGATCCTGCCGCCGCATCCAGACGGCCCCCTTCTGCCCGACTGCGATGCCTGGATTGGCACCCGTCCGGCACTGGTCGGCCCCCTGTCAGCCGGGGAGCGACTGGTGGGCCTGTTCTTCGCCGACAACGGTCAGTTGCAAGCGACACCGTCCCAGGATCAACTTACGGCCTTCAGCCATTTCATCCAGCAAGCGCAGTTGTGCGTGACGCTGCTGGCCAGGGCCTGA
- a CDS encoding methionine ABC transporter ATP-binding protein has protein sequence MIEFDQVHKAYEVEGRAIPALQPTDLAIQNGEIFGIVGHSGAGKSTLIRLINLLERPSGGRIVIDGEDVTGYGSDNLRAFRRQVGMIFQHFNLLWSKTVEDNIAFPMKLAGIYSKEEIRARVKELLERVGLTHHARKYPSQLSGGQKQRVGIARALACRPTILLCDEATSALDPQTTQSVLRLLADINRELGLTIVLITHEMDVVRRVCDRVAVMDAGEVVEMGPVTDVFLHPKHPTTRDFVFESEHIDEREMHEDFENAEGRILRLTFRGESTYKPLLGSVARETGVDFSILSGRIDRIKDTPYGQLTLSLVGGDLKAAQSALEAADVHVEVLR, from the coding sequence GTGATTGAATTCGACCAGGTCCACAAGGCGTACGAGGTGGAAGGCCGGGCGATCCCCGCGCTGCAGCCCACCGATCTCGCCATCCAGAACGGCGAGATCTTTGGCATCGTCGGTCATTCCGGGGCGGGGAAGTCCACCCTGATCCGCCTTATAAACCTGCTGGAACGGCCCAGCGGCGGGCGTATCGTCATCGACGGCGAGGATGTCACCGGTTATGGCTCAGACAACCTACGTGCTTTCCGGCGTCAGGTCGGCATGATCTTCCAGCATTTCAACCTGCTGTGGTCGAAGACGGTGGAAGATAACATCGCTTTCCCGATGAAGCTGGCGGGCATCTACTCGAAGGAGGAGATCCGCGCGCGGGTGAAAGAGCTGTTGGAGCGCGTGGGCCTGACCCACCACGCCCGCAAGTACCCGTCCCAGCTGTCCGGCGGCCAGAAGCAGCGGGTGGGCATCGCCCGGGCACTGGCCTGCCGGCCGACCATCCTCCTGTGTGATGAGGCCACCAGCGCCCTCGATCCGCAGACCACCCAGTCAGTCCTGCGCCTGCTGGCGGATATCAACCGCGAGCTGGGCCTGACCATTGTTCTGATCACCCACGAGATGGACGTGGTGCGCCGGGTCTGTGATCGCGTGGCCGTGATGGATGCCGGGGAAGTCGTGGAAATGGGGCCTGTGACCGATGTCTTCCTGCACCCCAAGCATCCCACCACCCGGGATTTCGTGTTCGAGAGCGAGCATATCGACGAGCGCGAGATGCACGAAGATTTCGAAAACGCCGAAGGTCGTATCCTGCGTCTCACATTCCGTGGCGAATCCACCTACAAACCATTGCTGGGCAGTGTCGCGCGCGAGACGGGTGTGGATTTCAGCATCCTGTCCGGCCGGATCGATCGCATCAAGGATACGCCTTACGGCCAGCTCACCCTGTCCCTGGTCGGCGGTGACCTGAAGGCGGCGCAGTCCGCCCTGGAAGCAGCGGATGTCCATGTGGAGGTGCTGCGATGA
- a CDS encoding methionine ABC transporter permease produces MEGLLANVDWTEIGWASWDTLVMVGVSLFFSVLLGLPIGVLLFLTGKRQLLEQPVAYALLSFVVNVLRSVPFIILLIVMIPFTVMLIGTSLGVAGAIPPLVAGGAPFFARLVETSLREVDRGIIEATQAMGATVKQVVFGALLPEALPGIIAGITVTAITLVSYAAMSGVIGGGGLGDLAIRFGYQRFQTDVMVITVALLVIFVQLLQMLGDRLVLYFSRR; encoded by the coding sequence ATGGAAGGTTTGCTAGCTAACGTGGACTGGACCGAGATCGGCTGGGCCAGCTGGGATACGCTGGTGATGGTCGGCGTTTCCCTGTTTTTCAGCGTGCTGCTCGGACTGCCGATTGGCGTGCTGCTGTTCCTGACCGGCAAGCGCCAGTTGCTCGAGCAACCGGTTGCCTACGCGCTGCTGTCGTTCGTGGTGAACGTACTGCGTTCCGTCCCGTTTATAATCCTGCTGATCGTGATGATTCCCTTCACGGTGATGCTGATCGGAACGTCCCTCGGTGTGGCTGGCGCGATTCCGCCGCTGGTGGCCGGCGGCGCGCCGTTCTTCGCGCGCCTGGTGGAAACCTCCCTGCGGGAAGTGGACCGGGGCATTATCGAAGCCACCCAGGCCATGGGTGCGACTGTCAAACAGGTCGTGTTCGGGGCGCTGCTTCCGGAGGCATTGCCCGGTATCATTGCCGGCATTACCGTAACGGCCATCACACTGGTCTCCTATGCGGCCATGTCCGGCGTCATTGGCGGCGGCGGTCTGGGTGATTTGGCGATACGTTTCGGTTATCAGCGATTCCAGACCGATGTCATGGTCATTACCGTGGCGCTCCTGGTCATTTTCGTACAGTTGCTGCAAATGCTTGGGGACCGGCTTGTCCTTTATTTCAGCCGCCGCTGA
- a CDS encoding MetQ/NlpA family ABC transporter substrate-binding protein, whose amino-acid sequence MKLTKILALAATLVAFSAQAADKLTVAATAVPHAEILEFVKPKLADQGVDMDVKVFTDYVQPNIQVAQERMDANFFQHQPYLTEFNDGKGTNLVSVVGVHVEPFGAYSNKIESLDDLEEGATIAIPNDPTNGGRALLLLQKAGLITLKDESKITATPRDIAENPLDLDFYELEAATLPRVLGQVDVAMINTNYALEAGLNPTEDALIIEGADSPYVNILVARPDNKDSEAMQKLADVLTSEDVKSFIQEKYEGAVVPAF is encoded by the coding sequence ATGAAACTGACAAAGATCCTGGCGCTGGCCGCCACCCTGGTTGCCTTCTCCGCCCAGGCCGCAGACAAGCTGACTGTCGCGGCCACGGCCGTTCCCCACGCGGAAATCCTTGAGTTCGTGAAGCCGAAGCTGGCCGATCAGGGCGTGGATATGGACGTGAAAGTCTTCACCGACTACGTCCAGCCCAACATCCAGGTGGCCCAGGAGCGGATGGATGCCAACTTCTTCCAGCACCAGCCGTACCTGACTGAGTTCAATGATGGCAAGGGCACCAACCTGGTCAGCGTCGTGGGCGTACACGTTGAGCCGTTCGGCGCCTACTCCAACAAGATCGAGTCCCTGGACGATCTGGAAGAGGGCGCTACCATCGCCATCCCCAACGATCCGACCAACGGTGGCCGCGCACTTCTGCTTCTGCAAAAGGCTGGACTGATCACCCTGAAAGACGAGAGCAAGATCACTGCAACTCCGCGTGATATCGCCGAGAACCCGCTGGACCTGGACTTCTACGAGCTGGAAGCTGCAACACTGCCGCGCGTCCTGGGTCAGGTGGACGTGGCGATGATCAACACCAACTACGCGCTGGAAGCGGGTCTCAACCCGACCGAGGACGCACTGATCATCGAGGGTGCCGACTCGCCTTACGTGAACATCCTGGTTGCCCGTCCGGACAACAAGGACAGCGAAGCCATGCAGAAGCTGGCCGACGTGCTGACCAGTGAGGACGTGAAATCCTTTATCCAGGAAAAGTATGAAGGTGCCGTCGTTCCGGCCTTCTGA
- a CDS encoding peroxiredoxin, which translates to MSIRLGDTAPDFEQDSSEGRIRFHEWLGDSWGILFSHPADFTPVCTTELGLTAKLKDEFAKRNVKAIALSVDDVESHKEWIKDINETQGCSVNFPILADGDRKVSELYDMIHPNADNSMTVRSLFVIDPNKKVRLMITYPASTGRNFNEVLRVVDSLQLTDEHKVATPGNWEAGSDVVIVPSLQDEEEIKQRFPQGYKAVRPYLRMTPDPKANWSGE; encoded by the coding sequence ATGAGCATACGTCTAGGCGACACCGCTCCTGACTTCGAGCAGGATTCCAGCGAAGGCCGTATCCGTTTCCACGAGTGGTTGGGTGACAGCTGGGGCATCCTGTTTTCCCACCCGGCGGACTTCACTCCCGTATGCACCACCGAACTGGGCCTGACCGCCAAGCTGAAGGACGAGTTTGCCAAGCGCAACGTCAAGGCCATCGCGCTGAGCGTTGACGATGTCGAGTCCCACAAGGAATGGATCAAGGATATCAACGAGACCCAGGGTTGCTCCGTCAACTTCCCGATCCTGGCGGACGGCGACCGCAAGGTGTCCGAACTCTATGACATGATTCACCCCAATGCCGACAACAGCATGACCGTGCGCTCGCTGTTCGTGATCGACCCGAACAAGAAGGTGCGCCTGATGATCACCTACCCGGCAAGTACCGGTCGTAACTTCAACGAGGTGCTTCGCGTCGTCGATTCCCTGCAGCTCACCGACGAACACAAGGTGGCGACGCCGGGCAACTGGGAGGCCGGCAGTGATGTTGTGATCGTGCCTTCCCTGCAGGATGAGGAAGAGATCAAACAGCGCTTCCCACAGGGTTACAAGGCGGTACGCCCGTACCTGCGCATGACACCCGACCCGAAAGCCAACTGGAGCGGTGAGTAA
- a CDS encoding alanine/glycine:cation symporter family protein translates to MEGLSNFITMINGWVWGPPMLVLILGVGLFLSLGLRLMPILRLGTGFRLLWQGRQSTDEGEIPPFQALMTALSATVGTGNIAGVATAVFLGGPGALFWMWLTALVGMATKYSEAVLAVNFREVDERGDHVGGPMYYIRNGLGSKWAWLGFLFAIFASVAAFGIGNTVQSNSVADVLQTNFALPHWATGVILMVLVGLVLIGGIRRIGQVASSLVPLMAISYLVAGLVVLAINSPEIPSALGFVFSNAFSDTAAQGGFAGAAVWAAIQFGVARGVFSNEAGLGSAPIAHAAAQTNSPIKQGMVAMLGTFIDTIVICTITGLVIITSGAWTSGESGAALTSMAFANALPGVGNYLVAIALAIFAFTTILGWSFYGERCVEFLFGVKAIWPYRILWIIAIPVGATSNLGIVWLIADTLNAMMALPNLVALALLSPIVFKLTRTHFEQATGKRAP, encoded by the coding sequence ATGGAAGGACTATCCAACTTTATCACCATGATAAACGGCTGGGTCTGGGGCCCGCCGATGCTCGTGCTCATCCTCGGTGTCGGGCTGTTCCTCAGCCTGGGTCTCAGGCTGATGCCGATTCTCCGGCTGGGTACCGGCTTTCGCCTGCTATGGCAGGGCCGCCAGTCGACCGACGAAGGGGAGATCCCCCCGTTCCAGGCCCTGATGACCGCGCTTTCCGCCACGGTCGGTACCGGTAATATTGCTGGTGTCGCCACGGCGGTGTTCCTGGGCGGTCCGGGCGCCCTGTTCTGGATGTGGCTGACAGCGCTTGTGGGTATGGCCACCAAGTATTCCGAAGCGGTTCTGGCAGTCAATTTCCGCGAAGTGGACGAACGGGGCGACCACGTGGGCGGCCCCATGTATTACATCCGCAACGGCTTGGGCAGCAAGTGGGCCTGGCTGGGTTTCCTGTTCGCGATCTTTGCCTCGGTCGCGGCGTTCGGCATCGGTAATACAGTGCAGTCCAATTCCGTCGCCGATGTCCTGCAAACCAACTTCGCCCTGCCCCATTGGGCGACTGGCGTCATCCTCATGGTGCTGGTGGGCCTGGTGCTGATTGGCGGTATTCGTCGCATTGGTCAGGTGGCCTCTTCCCTGGTGCCCCTGATGGCGATTTCCTACCTTGTGGCCGGACTGGTCGTACTGGCGATCAACTCGCCGGAAATTCCCAGTGCACTGGGTTTCGTCTTCAGCAACGCCTTCAGCGATACCGCTGCGCAAGGGGGCTTTGCCGGCGCCGCCGTCTGGGCCGCTATCCAGTTCGGCGTAGCCCGGGGTGTCTTCTCCAACGAAGCCGGCCTGGGTTCGGCACCCATCGCCCATGCAGCCGCCCAGACCAACAGCCCGATCAAGCAGGGCATGGTGGCCATGCTCGGCACCTTTATCGACACCATCGTCATCTGCACCATCACCGGCCTGGTGATTATCACCTCCGGAGCCTGGACCAGCGGCGAATCCGGCGCGGCCCTGACGTCAATGGCTTTCGCCAACGCCCTCCCGGGCGTGGGTAACTACCTGGTGGCCATTGCCCTGGCCATCTTCGCCTTCACCACCATCCTGGGTTGGTCATTCTATGGTGAGCGCTGCGTGGAATTCCTGTTCGGCGTGAAGGCGATCTGGCCTTATCGAATTCTTTGGATCATCGCCATACCCGTAGGTGCCACGTCCAATCTGGGTATCGTCTGGCTGATCGCCGACACCCTAAACGCGATGATGGCACTGCCCAACCTGGTGGCCCTGGCGCTGCTCAGCCCAATCGTGTTCAAGCTGACACGAACCCACTTTGAACAGGCCACGGGTAAGCGTGCACCATAA